Proteins encoded by one window of Nocardioides euryhalodurans:
- a CDS encoding purine-cytosine permease family protein, giving the protein MSDLQETRRLGVERTGIEIIDEADRTARPADLFWPWFAANVSVFGLSYAAFILAFGISFWQGLLVAVVGIVASFALCGVIALAGKRGSAPTMVLSRAAFGVEGQKVPGAVSWLVSIGWETFLAIVAVLATATVFERLGWSSGTSTQVVATVVVATLIVAASVAGYHLIMRLQSWLTWITGAVTLAYVVMTVDEIDWSGVQGLPSGSDQAVIGALVMVMTGFGLGWINIAADWSRYQRRDASGRAIVGWNTFGGALAPCLLVVFGLGLAGSSEELLLGVADDPIGTLSTLLPTWFLVPFLLAAVLALVSGAVLGIYSSGLTLISLGVRIPRPAAAFVDGVILTIGTIYVVFFAESFLGPFQSFLITLGVPLAAWAGIMIADIATRRRDYDEAALFDAGGRYGSVDVTSLVTMAVATFVGWGLVVNLFADEASWNNWQGYLLGPLGLGGKDGAWAYANLGVLAALVIGFLVTLVARRGTIARQESATVG; this is encoded by the coding sequence ATGAGCGACCTGCAGGAGACCCGGCGGCTCGGCGTGGAGCGCACCGGGATCGAGATCATCGACGAGGCCGACCGGACCGCCCGGCCGGCCGACCTCTTCTGGCCGTGGTTCGCGGCCAACGTCAGCGTCTTCGGGCTGAGCTATGCAGCCTTCATCCTCGCCTTCGGCATCTCCTTCTGGCAGGGCCTGCTCGTCGCCGTGGTCGGCATCGTCGCCTCCTTCGCGCTCTGCGGGGTGATCGCCCTGGCCGGGAAGCGCGGCTCGGCGCCCACCATGGTGCTGAGCCGGGCCGCCTTCGGGGTGGAGGGGCAGAAGGTGCCCGGCGCGGTCTCGTGGCTGGTCTCCATCGGGTGGGAGACCTTCCTCGCCATCGTCGCGGTGCTGGCGACCGCCACGGTGTTCGAGCGGCTCGGCTGGTCCTCCGGCACCTCCACCCAGGTCGTGGCCACGGTCGTGGTGGCGACCCTGATCGTCGCGGCCAGCGTGGCCGGCTACCACCTGATCATGCGGCTGCAGTCGTGGCTGACGTGGATCACCGGTGCGGTCACCCTCGCCTACGTCGTGATGACGGTCGACGAGATCGACTGGTCCGGCGTCCAGGGACTGCCCAGCGGGTCGGACCAGGCCGTGATCGGCGCACTCGTGATGGTGATGACCGGCTTCGGCCTGGGCTGGATCAACATCGCGGCCGACTGGTCCCGCTACCAGCGCCGGGACGCGTCGGGCCGGGCGATCGTGGGCTGGAACACCTTCGGTGGCGCCCTGGCGCCCTGCCTCCTCGTCGTCTTCGGCCTCGGACTGGCCGGCTCGTCCGAGGAGCTCCTCCTCGGGGTCGCCGACGACCCGATCGGCACGCTGTCGACGTTGCTGCCCACGTGGTTCCTCGTGCCGTTCCTGCTCGCCGCGGTGCTGGCCCTGGTCAGCGGCGCGGTGCTCGGCATCTACTCCTCCGGACTGACCCTGATCTCGCTCGGCGTGCGCATCCCGCGTCCTGCTGCGGCCTTCGTCGACGGCGTGATCCTGACGATCGGCACGATCTACGTCGTCTTCTTCGCGGAGAGCTTCCTCGGCCCGTTCCAGAGCTTCCTCATCACGCTGGGCGTCCCGCTCGCAGCGTGGGCGGGGATCATGATCGCCGACATCGCGACGCGTCGACGCGACTACGACGAGGCGGCCCTCTTCGACGCAGGCGGCCGCTACGGCAGCGTCGACGTCACCTCGCTGGTGACGATGGCGGTGGCGACGTTCGTCGGCTGGGGCCTGGTGGTCAACCTGTTCGCCGACGAGGCGTCCTGGAACAACTGGCAGGGCTACCTGCTCGGCCCGCTCGGGCTCGGCGGCAAGGACGGGGCGTGGGCGTACGCCAACCTCGGGGTGCTCGCCGCGCTGGTCATCGGCTTCCTCGTCACGCTGGTGGCCCGTCGGGGGACCATCGCCAGGCAGGAGTCCGCGACCGTCGGCTGA
- a CDS encoding ABC transporter permease subunit → MSTLTATTAEDRVVAAPVRARRDVRPIPMTRVIGVELRKMFDTRSGFWLMASIGILSVLATAATVAFAPEEAQTYEAFASAIGFPMAVVLPMVAILSVTSEWSQRSGLTTFTLVPSRGRVIAAKAIGAVAIGVVSMFLALGIGAVGNLVGTAISGAPTVWDVQLAEFATIVLANVLGMAIGFMLGVVIRSSPGAIVGYFVYSLLLPTAFAMLAAFQEWFRDLQPWIDFNFAQTRLFDESLTGEMWAQLGVAGLIWLVLPLTVGLVLLQRSEVK, encoded by the coding sequence ATGAGCACCCTGACCGCCACCACCGCCGAGGACCGCGTCGTCGCGGCCCCGGTCCGGGCCCGTCGAGACGTACGCCCGATCCCGATGACCCGGGTGATCGGGGTCGAGCTGCGCAAGATGTTCGACACCCGCTCCGGCTTCTGGCTGATGGCGAGCATCGGCATCCTCTCCGTGCTCGCGACGGCCGCGACCGTCGCCTTCGCGCCCGAGGAGGCCCAGACGTACGAGGCCTTCGCCAGCGCGATCGGCTTCCCCATGGCCGTCGTGCTGCCGATGGTCGCGATCCTCTCGGTCACCAGCGAGTGGAGCCAGCGCAGCGGGCTGACCACCTTCACGCTGGTCCCGAGCCGCGGCCGCGTCATCGCCGCGAAGGCGATCGGGGCAGTCGCCATCGGGGTCGTGTCGATGTTCCTCGCGCTCGGCATCGGCGCGGTCGGCAACCTGGTCGGCACCGCCATCTCCGGGGCGCCGACGGTGTGGGACGTGCAGCTGGCGGAGTTCGCCACGATCGTGCTGGCCAACGTGCTGGGCATGGCGATCGGCTTCATGCTCGGGGTCGTCATCCGGAGCTCGCCGGGCGCGATCGTCGGCTACTTCGTCTACTCGCTGCTGCTGCCCACGGCGTTCGCGATGCTGGCGGCCTTCCAGGAGTGGTTCCGGGACCTGCAGCCCTGGATCGACTTCAACTTCGCGCAGACCCGGCTCTTCGACGAGTCGCTCACCGGGGAGATGTGGGCCCAGCTCGGCGTCGCCGGGCTGATCTGGCTGGTGCTGCCCCTCACCGTCGGGCTGGTGCTGCTGCAGCGCTCCGAGGTGAAGTAG
- a CDS encoding immune inhibitor A domain-containing protein, which translates to MGDRGADTAPTTSGSGAAPSESGASTGHVPEHPLQVKHKLDALKETALQRVLEGKAPFPKGAQTAKSLPGARAKAPGTTEVPLEVEGSDRIFVILAEFGTDAYDDSNLPEGVDPGTFADDAEVADPQPTTFDGPEHNAIPRPNRRKDNSTLWKADYSKAHYEDMYFNRMKDYYEEQSSGRYTFDGDVTEWVKVPFNQALYGRDYCGDIVCGSTHALIRDAMAVWVQDQLDGGMTMPEIQEYLATFDIQDRYDIDGDNDFNEPDGFIDHFQIVHAGGDQAASDPIYGSDAIWSHRWYASLQGGGPGGLPGVNIGTNDGDFSSASVPDNATDIWVGDYTIQPENGGLGVFAHEYGHDLGLPDLYDTSGNTGGAENNTAFWTLMSSGANIGDGGRDGIGDDPTDMSGWELFQLGWLDAQPSSGNTRPFYDVIPHGTSKRVTLSRNVPATRDGAQAAFALLPDNEVSETIGEPFEGEQMFWSDRGDNLETTMTYTGVEGTDFTAQVDRQIEEDWDYAYLEASGDGGTTWEIVETNLSTNEDPNNQNEGNGITGYSDGWEELTATLPDGTDAVRFRYWTDVAFVERGLLVDQVAVDGEVIGTAEEGETGWEFDGFRTTTGEEFNAYFNAYVMENRQYDGYDKSLKTAYNFSFGETKPDKVESYPYQNGVLVWYWNDEFTDNNVGDHPGGGQLLPVDARPGFTHWSNGELLRNRILSFDSTFGLEKTDRITLKREFRRKGNVKVDSVTIKSQKAVPVFDDSRRYWRNRDRHGATGSHPGRYQPGWYSVKVPNTGTTMKVLGTDGPTTWIRVAPKG; encoded by the coding sequence GTGGGGGACCGCGGAGCCGACACCGCGCCCACCACGTCGGGTTCGGGTGCTGCTCCGAGTGAGTCCGGTGCCAGCACCGGCCACGTCCCGGAGCACCCGCTCCAGGTCAAGCACAAGCTCGACGCCCTCAAGGAGACCGCGCTGCAGCGCGTGCTCGAGGGCAAGGCCCCCTTCCCGAAGGGTGCCCAGACCGCCAAGAGCCTGCCCGGGGCGAGGGCCAAGGCCCCCGGCACCACCGAGGTTCCCCTCGAGGTCGAGGGCTCGGACCGGATCTTCGTGATCCTGGCCGAGTTCGGCACCGACGCCTACGACGACTCCAACCTCCCCGAGGGTGTCGACCCCGGCACCTTCGCCGACGACGCCGAGGTCGCCGACCCGCAGCCGACGACGTTCGACGGCCCCGAGCACAACGCGATCCCGCGCCCCAACCGGCGCAAGGACAACTCCACCCTGTGGAAGGCCGACTACTCGAAGGCCCACTACGAGGACATGTACTTCAACCGGATGAAGGACTACTACGAGGAGCAGTCCTCGGGTCGCTACACCTTCGACGGTGACGTCACCGAGTGGGTGAAGGTCCCCTTCAACCAGGCTCTCTACGGTCGCGACTACTGCGGCGACATCGTGTGCGGCTCGACCCACGCGCTGATCCGTGACGCGATGGCCGTCTGGGTCCAGGACCAGCTCGACGGTGGCATGACGATGCCGGAGATCCAGGAGTACCTGGCGACCTTCGACATCCAGGACCGCTACGACATCGACGGCGACAACGACTTCAACGAGCCCGACGGCTTCATCGACCACTTCCAGATCGTGCACGCCGGCGGCGACCAGGCCGCCTCCGACCCGATCTACGGTTCCGACGCCATCTGGTCCCACCGCTGGTACGCCTCCCTCCAGGGCGGCGGCCCCGGCGGCCTGCCGGGTGTCAACATCGGCACCAACGACGGCGACTTCTCCAGCGCCTCGGTGCCGGACAACGCGACCGACATCTGGGTGGGTGACTACACCATCCAGCCCGAGAACGGCGGCCTCGGCGTCTTCGCCCACGAGTACGGCCACGACCTCGGTCTGCCGGACCTCTACGACACCTCCGGCAACACCGGTGGCGCCGAGAACAACACGGCCTTCTGGACCCTGATGTCCTCCGGCGCCAACATCGGCGACGGCGGTCGTGACGGCATCGGCGACGACCCGACCGACATGAGCGGCTGGGAGCTCTTCCAGCTGGGCTGGCTCGACGCCCAGCCGAGCAGCGGCAACACCCGGCCCTTCTACGACGTGATCCCGCACGGCACGTCCAAGCGGGTCACCCTGTCGCGCAACGTCCCGGCGACGCGGGACGGTGCCCAGGCGGCGTTCGCGCTGCTGCCGGACAACGAGGTCAGCGAGACCATCGGTGAGCCCTTCGAGGGCGAGCAGATGTTCTGGTCCGACCGGGGCGACAACCTCGAGACGACGATGACCTACACCGGCGTCGAGGGCACCGACTTCACCGCCCAGGTCGACCGGCAGATCGAGGAGGACTGGGACTACGCCTACCTCGAGGCCTCCGGCGACGGCGGCACCACGTGGGAGATCGTCGAGACCAACCTCTCGACGAACGAGGACCCGAACAACCAGAACGAGGGCAACGGCATCACCGGTTACTCCGACGGTTGGGAGGAGCTGACCGCCACGCTGCCCGACGGCACCGACGCGGTGCGGTTCCGTTACTGGACCGACGTCGCCTTCGTCGAGCGCGGCCTCCTGGTCGACCAGGTCGCCGTCGACGGCGAGGTCATCGGCACTGCCGAGGAGGGCGAGACCGGCTGGGAGTTCGACGGCTTCCGCACCACCACCGGTGAGGAGTTCAACGCCTACTTCAACGCCTACGTCATGGAGAACCGTCAGTACGACGGCTACGACAAGTCGCTGAAGACCGCCTACAACTTCTCCTTCGGTGAGACCAAGCCCGACAAGGTGGAGTCGTACCCGTACCAGAACGGCGTGCTGGTCTGGTACTGGAACGACGAGTTCACCGACAACAACGTCGGTGACCACCCGGGCGGTGGCCAGCTGCTGCCGGTGGACGCCCGTCCGGGCTTCACCCACTGGAGCAACGGCGAGCTGCTGCGCAACCGGATCCTGTCCTTCGACTCGACCTTCGGGCTGGAGAAGACCGACAGGATCACGCTCAAGCGGGAGTTCCGCCGCAAGGGCAACGTGAAGGTCGACTCGGTCACGATCAAGTCGCAGAAGGCCGTGCCGGTCTTCGACGACTCGCGTCGCTACTGGCGCAACCGTGACCGTCACGGTGCCACCGGCTCGCACCCGGGTCGCTACC
- a CDS encoding ABC transporter ATP-binding protein: MITVQHLTKTYRGTVAVDDISFTARPGRVTGFLGPNGAGKSTSMRIMVGLTPATSGSVEVLGGRYADLPNPGLEVGVLLDASAQHAGRTGREILTIAARTMGLPARRVPEMLRRVSLTEKEADRRVRDYSLGMRQRLGIATALIGDPAVLVLDEPANGLDPAGIRWMRDLLREYADQGGTVLLSSHLLHEIEVIADDLVVIGHGRIVAQGTKQELLSAAGTVVSAADLAGLAAALADAGIGASVSGSGALHTDADTDVVGRVALAAGVALTELRSADSAGLEEMFLELTAESQRETTTEGAAA, encoded by the coding sequence ATGATCACCGTCCAGCACCTCACCAAGACCTATCGCGGCACCGTTGCCGTCGACGACATCTCCTTCACGGCCCGCCCCGGCCGGGTCACCGGGTTCCTCGGCCCCAACGGCGCGGGCAAGTCCACGTCCATGCGGATCATGGTCGGCCTGACGCCGGCGACGAGCGGGTCGGTGGAGGTCCTCGGGGGCCGCTACGCCGACCTGCCCAACCCCGGCCTCGAGGTCGGGGTCCTGCTCGACGCCTCGGCGCAGCACGCCGGGCGCACGGGCCGGGAGATCCTCACCATCGCCGCCCGCACCATGGGACTGCCCGCCCGCCGGGTGCCGGAGATGCTGCGCCGGGTGTCGCTGACCGAGAAGGAGGCGGACCGCCGGGTCCGCGACTACTCGCTCGGCATGAGGCAGCGGCTCGGCATCGCGACCGCCCTCATCGGCGATCCGGCCGTGCTGGTCCTCGACGAGCCCGCCAACGGGCTCGACCCGGCCGGCATCCGCTGGATGCGCGACCTGCTGCGGGAGTACGCCGACCAGGGCGGCACCGTGCTGCTCTCCTCCCACCTGCTGCACGAGATCGAGGTGATCGCCGACGACCTCGTGGTCATCGGCCACGGCCGGATCGTCGCGCAGGGCACCAAGCAGGAGCTGCTCTCGGCGGCCGGGACGGTCGTCTCCGCCGCCGACCTCGCCGGGCTCGCCGCGGCCCTCGCCGACGCCGGCATCGGAGCCTCCGTGTCCGGCAGCGGCGCCCTCCACACCGACGCCGACACCGACGTGGTCGGCCGGGTCGCCCTCGCCGCCGGCGTCGCCCTGACCGAGCTGCGCTCCGCGGACAGCGCCGGCCTGGAGGAGATGTTCCTCGAGCTCACCGCGGAGTCCCAGCGCGAGACCACCACCGAAGGAGCAGCAGCATGA
- a CDS encoding DsbA family oxidoreductase yields MTAITDRSRNTVAAPVVVPDMQIEIWSDVVCPWCYIGKRRLETALADFPHADEVEVVWRSFQLDPAAPREATESIAAHLGHKYGGGEAAGREMVDRVSEVAAGEGLAFGYHDARRANTVDAHRLLHLALAEGGPSLQGRLKERLLAAYFVDSENPADHETLTRVAGEAGLPADRVAAVLASEEYADEVATDAAQATAYGATGVPFFVVDRRYGVSGAQPTEVFAQVLERAWSESQPLVQVVGQDAGGEACGPDGCPV; encoded by the coding sequence ATGACAGCGATCACCGACAGGAGCAGGAACACCGTGGCCGCCCCGGTGGTTGTCCCCGACATGCAGATCGAGATCTGGTCCGACGTCGTGTGCCCGTGGTGCTACATCGGCAAGCGTCGCCTCGAGACCGCGCTGGCCGACTTCCCGCACGCCGACGAGGTCGAGGTCGTGTGGCGCTCCTTCCAGCTCGACCCGGCAGCGCCCCGGGAGGCGACCGAGAGCATCGCCGCGCACCTGGGCCACAAGTACGGCGGGGGTGAGGCCGCCGGTCGGGAGATGGTGGACCGCGTCTCCGAGGTGGCGGCAGGGGAGGGTCTGGCGTTCGGCTACCACGACGCCCGGCGCGCCAACACGGTCGACGCCCACCGGTTGCTGCACCTCGCGCTCGCCGAGGGCGGGCCGTCGCTGCAGGGCAGGCTCAAGGAGCGGCTGCTGGCGGCGTACTTCGTCGACAGCGAGAACCCCGCCGACCACGAGACGCTGACCCGGGTCGCCGGCGAGGCCGGCCTGCCCGCCGACCGGGTGGCCGCGGTGCTGGCCTCCGAGGAGTACGCCGACGAGGTCGCGACCGATGCCGCGCAGGCCACGGCGTACGGCGCCACGGGGGTGCCGTTCTTCGTCGTCGACCGGCGCTACGGCGTCTCGGGCGCGCAGCCGACCGAGGTCTTCGCGCAGGTGCTGGAGCGCGCCTGGTCGGAGTCGCAGCCGCTCGTGCAGGTCGTCGGGCAGGACGCCGGCGGCGAGGCCTGCGGCCCCGACGGCTGCCCCGTCTGA
- the ilvN gene encoding acetolactate synthase small subunit: MSTHTLSVLVENKPGVLARIAGLFSRRGYNIHSLAVGPTEHPEISRMTIVVNVDESPLEQVTKQLNKLVEVIKVVELDDAVSVHRELLLVKLKADAVTRGQVLDAVQLFKARVVDVAPDAVTVEVTGNAGKLADFLRVVEPFGIRELVQSGMVAIGRGSRSISERTLRPVPIPAPPTRRSASSG, translated from the coding sequence TGGCTCGGATCGCCGGTCTCTTCAGCCGCCGCGGCTACAACATCCACTCGCTCGCGGTTGGCCCCACCGAGCACCCCGAGATCTCGCGGATGACGATCGTCGTCAACGTCGACGAGTCGCCGCTGGAGCAGGTCACCAAGCAGCTGAACAAGCTGGTCGAGGTGATCAAGGTCGTCGAGCTCGACGACGCGGTCTCGGTCCACCGCGAGCTGCTGCTGGTCAAGCTCAAGGCCGACGCGGTCACCCGCGGCCAGGTCCTCGACGCCGTCCAGCTCTTCAAAGCGCGGGTGGTCGACGTCGCCCCCGACGCCGTCACCGTGGAGGTCACCGGCAACGCCGGCAAGCTCGCCGACTTCCTGCGGGTGGTCGAGCCCTTCGGCATCCGCGAGCTCGTCCAGTCCGGGATGGTCGCGATCGGTCGCGGCTCCCGCTCCATCTCCGAGCGCACCCTGCGCCCGGTCCCGATCCCCGCCCCACCCACACGAAGGAGTGCCAGCAGTGGCTGA
- a CDS encoding YdeI/OmpD-associated family protein — protein MGVQDDAERLEPDTVAAWSAWLERHHADTAGVWLVSARRHADRSVGYEAAIVEALRWGWVDSTQRTLDDARSMIWYAPRRPGSVWTRRNKERVTALEAEGRMMPAGTAAVEAARASGMWTLMDDVEDLVVPDDLAAAFEAHPGSRRHWEGFPPSAQKQALGWIALAKRPATRAARVEETAVRAAAGERAR, from the coding sequence GTGGGAGTGCAGGACGACGCCGAGCGCCTCGAGCCGGACACCGTCGCCGCGTGGTCGGCCTGGCTGGAGCGCCACCACGCCGACACCGCCGGGGTGTGGCTGGTGTCGGCCCGCCGTCACGCCGACCGGTCCGTCGGCTACGAGGCCGCGATCGTGGAGGCGCTGCGCTGGGGCTGGGTCGACTCGACCCAGCGCACGCTCGACGACGCACGCTCGATGATCTGGTACGCCCCGCGCCGCCCGGGCTCGGTCTGGACGCGTCGCAACAAGGAGCGCGTCACCGCGCTCGAGGCCGAGGGACGGATGATGCCGGCCGGCACGGCCGCCGTCGAAGCGGCCCGGGCCAGCGGGATGTGGACGCTGATGGACGACGTCGAGGACCTGGTGGTGCCCGACGACCTCGCCGCTGCGTTCGAGGCCCACCCAGGCTCCCGCCGGCACTGGGAGGGCTTCCCGCCGTCGGCGCAGAAGCAGGCGCTCGGCTGGATCGCGCTCGCGAAGCGTCCGGCCACGCGGGCCGCGCGCGTCGAGGAGACCGCGGTCCGCGCGGCTGCGGGCGAACGGGCGCGCTGA
- the ilvC gene encoding ketol-acid reductoisomerase codes for MAEMYYDDDADLTLIQGKNVAVIGYGSQGHAHALSLRDSGVDVRVGLQEGSRSRAKAEAEGLRVLTPSEAVEEADVVVVLAPDQVQRDLYRDEIEPHLAPGDTLVFGHGFNIRFGYITPPEGVDVFMVAPKGPGHLVRREYVDGRGVPVLVAVEKDASGSTWDLALSYAKGIGGLRAGGIRTTFAEETETDLFGEQAVLCGGASQLVMYGFETLIEAGYQPEVAYFECLHELKLIVDLMYEGGIAKQRWSVSDTAEYGDYVSGPRVITPQVKENMKAVLEDIVNGSFAKRFIDDQDAGGAEFKELRAKGEQHPIEQTGRELRKLMAWVKSHDSDYVEGTATR; via the coding sequence GTGGCTGAGATGTACTACGACGACGACGCCGACCTGACCCTGATCCAGGGCAAGAACGTCGCCGTCATCGGATACGGCAGCCAGGGGCACGCCCACGCGCTGTCGCTGCGGGACTCGGGCGTCGACGTCCGGGTCGGGCTCCAGGAGGGCAGCCGGTCGCGGGCGAAGGCCGAGGCCGAGGGGCTGCGCGTGCTCACGCCGTCGGAGGCGGTCGAGGAGGCCGACGTGGTCGTCGTCCTCGCGCCCGACCAGGTCCAGCGCGACCTCTACCGCGACGAGATCGAGCCCCACCTCGCACCCGGCGACACCCTGGTCTTCGGGCACGGGTTCAACATCCGCTTCGGCTACATCACCCCGCCCGAGGGCGTCGACGTGTTCATGGTCGCGCCCAAGGGCCCGGGCCACCTGGTCCGCCGGGAGTACGTCGACGGCCGCGGCGTACCCGTCCTCGTGGCGGTGGAGAAGGACGCCTCGGGCTCGACCTGGGACCTCGCGCTGTCCTACGCCAAGGGCATCGGCGGCCTGCGTGCGGGCGGCATCCGGACCACGTTCGCCGAGGAGACCGAGACCGACCTCTTCGGCGAGCAGGCGGTGCTCTGCGGCGGAGCCAGCCAGCTGGTCATGTACGGCTTCGAGACCCTGATCGAGGCCGGCTACCAGCCCGAGGTCGCCTACTTCGAGTGCCTCCACGAGCTGAAGCTGATCGTGGACCTGATGTACGAGGGCGGCATCGCCAAGCAGCGCTGGTCGGTCTCCGACACCGCCGAGTACGGCGACTACGTCTCCGGCCCCCGGGTGATCACGCCGCAGGTGAAGGAGAACATGAAGGCCGTCCTCGAGGACATCGTCAACGGCTCCTTCGCGAAGCGATTCATCGACGACCAGGACGCCGGCGGCGCCGAGTTCAAGGAGCTCCGCGCCAAGGGCGAGCAGCACCCGATCGAGCAGACCGGGCGCGAGCTGCGCAAGCTGATGGCCTGGGTGAAGTCCCACGACTCCGACTACGTCGAGGGTACGGCGACGCGCTGA
- the serA gene encoding phosphoglycerate dehydrogenase → MTTAFDHARPVVLIAEELSPATVEALGPDFEIRHCNGADRAELLPAIADVDAILVRSATKVDAEALAAAQKLTVVARAGVGLDNVDVKAATQSGVMVVNAPTSNIVSAAELAVALMLAAARNISPAHAALRDGEWKRSKYTGIELYEKTVGIVGLGRIGVLVAQRLSAFGMNVIAYDPYVQAGRAAQMGVRLVDLDTLLAEADFMSVHLPKTPETLGLIGADELARAKPHLVLVNAARGGIVDEAALYDALKTGRIAAAGLDVFASEPCTDSPLFELENVVATPHLGASTDEAQEKAGVAVARSVRLALSGELVPDAVNVQGGAIAEDVRPGLPLTEKLGRVFTGLAGEVAQQIDVEVRGEITEYDVKVLELAALKGVFSDIVEDQVSYVNAPLLAAERGTAVRLVTDAESPDHRNLITLRGTLADGSQISVSGTLIGISQKERLVEVNGFDVDIEPTDHLAFLTYDDRPGMVGTVGRILGDAAVNIAGMQVSRDSKGGSALVALSVDSAIPAETLLEIETAIHAHAVRAVSLV, encoded by the coding sequence GTGACCACTGCGTTCGACCACGCCCGGCCCGTCGTACTCATCGCCGAGGAGCTCAGTCCCGCGACCGTCGAGGCGCTGGGACCGGACTTCGAGATCCGCCACTGCAACGGCGCCGACCGCGCCGAGCTGCTGCCGGCGATCGCCGACGTCGACGCGATCCTGGTGCGCTCCGCCACCAAGGTCGACGCCGAGGCGCTCGCCGCCGCGCAGAAGCTGACGGTGGTCGCGCGCGCCGGTGTCGGCCTCGACAACGTCGACGTCAAGGCCGCGACCCAGAGCGGCGTGATGGTCGTCAACGCGCCGACGTCCAACATCGTCTCGGCCGCCGAGCTCGCCGTCGCGCTGATGCTCGCCGCCGCACGCAACATCAGCCCCGCGCACGCCGCGCTCCGCGACGGCGAGTGGAAGCGGTCGAAGTACACCGGCATCGAGCTCTACGAGAAGACCGTCGGGATCGTCGGGCTCGGCCGGATCGGGGTGCTCGTGGCCCAGCGGCTCAGCGCCTTCGGCATGAACGTCATCGCGTACGACCCCTACGTGCAGGCCGGCCGCGCCGCCCAGATGGGCGTCCGGCTGGTCGACCTCGACACCCTGCTCGCCGAGGCCGACTTCATGAGCGTCCACCTGCCCAAGACCCCTGAGACGCTCGGGCTGATCGGCGCCGACGAGCTCGCCCGCGCCAAGCCCCACCTGGTCCTCGTCAACGCCGCCCGCGGCGGGATCGTCGACGAGGCCGCCCTCTACGACGCGCTCAAGACCGGCCGCATCGCCGCCGCCGGGCTCGACGTGTTCGCCTCCGAGCCGTGCACGGACAGCCCTCTCTTCGAGCTCGAGAACGTCGTGGCCACCCCCCACCTCGGGGCGTCGACCGACGAGGCCCAGGAGAAGGCCGGCGTCGCCGTGGCGCGCTCGGTCCGGCTCGCGCTGTCCGGCGAGCTGGTGCCCGACGCGGTCAACGTCCAGGGCGGAGCGATCGCCGAGGACGTACGCCCGGGGCTGCCGCTGACCGAGAAGCTGGGCCGGGTCTTCACCGGACTGGCCGGCGAGGTCGCCCAGCAGATCGACGTGGAGGTGCGCGGCGAGATCACCGAGTACGACGTCAAGGTGCTCGAGCTCGCCGCCCTCAAGGGCGTGTTCTCCGACATCGTCGAGGACCAGGTCTCCTACGTGAACGCGCCGCTCCTCGCGGCCGAGCGGGGCACCGCCGTACGCCTGGTGACCGACGCGGAGAGCCCCGACCACCGCAACCTGATCACGCTGCGCGGCACCCTCGCCGACGGCTCGCAGATCTCGGTCAGCGGCACGCTCATCGGCATCAGCCAGAAGGAGCGGCTGGTCGAGGTCAACGGCTTCGACGTCGACATCGAGCCGACCGACCACCTGGCGTTCCTCACCTACGACGACCGGCCGGGCATGGTCGGCACCGTGGGCCGGATCCTGGGCGACGCGGCGGTCAACATCGCGGGCATGCAGGTCTCGCGCGACTCCAAGGGCGGCTCGGCGCTCGTGGCGCTGTCGGTGGACAGCGCCATCCCGGCCGAGACCCTCCTCGAGATCGAGACCGCCATCCACGCGCACGCGGTCCGCGCCGTCAGCCTCGTGTGA